The following coding sequences are from one Cervus canadensis isolate Bull #8, Minnesota chromosome 4, ASM1932006v1, whole genome shotgun sequence window:
- the STAP2 gene encoding signal-transducing adaptor protein 2: MALALSPPRVPKPKSALPSHYYESFLEKKGPRDRDYKKFWAGLQGLTLYFYNNNRDTKHVEKLDLGGFVKLTDEAPWGNSHDPGTHFCLVLRNQEIKFKVESLESREMWKGFILTVVELRVPSNLTLLPGHLYMMSEALAKEEARRALEMPSCFLKVSRLEAQLLLERYPECGNLLLRPSGDGAGGVSVTTLQTLNGTPVVRHYKVKREGAKYVIDVEEPFCCTSLEAVVNYFVSHTNKALVPFLLDEDYEKVIGFVEADKENGESVWVAPSAPSTPGPGPAPAKGGPKQLPPTSITPAPSQYKLPPLADQDNNYVIPIGDTPAASYVNEDVPSPSRPVVPKPRRLAKLQTKLPKPPIAPKSEPKVLNSGPARKLAASSAQAFSPTTGLADVTAELEEKLQRRRALEQAAEHVADQRVRLQAPHTSQADPSSQN; encoded by the exons ATGGCCTTGGCCCTGAGCCCGCCCCGGGTCCCCAAGCCCAAGAGTGCCCTACCCTCGCACTACTATGAGAGCTTCCTGGAGAAGAAGGGACCCCGAGATCGG GATTACAAGAAGTTCTGGGCAGGCCTTCAGGGCCTGACTCTCTATTTCTACAACAACAATCGGGACACTAAG CATGTGGAGAAGCTAGATCTAGGAGGCTTTGTGAAGCTCACAGATGAGGCTCCCTGGGGGAACTCCCATGACCCTGGCACCCACTTCTGCTTGGTCCTTCGGAACCAGGAGATCAAGTTCAAG GTAGAGAGCCTGGAGTCTCGGGAGATGTGGAAAGGCTTCATCCTGACAGTAGTGGAG CTCCGCGTCCCGTCCAACCTGACGCTGCTGCCAGGACACCTGTACATGATGTCCGAGGCCCTGGCCAAAGAGGAGGCCCGCCGTGCGCTCGAGATGCCGTC GTGCTTCCTGAAAGTGAGCCGACTGGAGGCGCAACTGCTCCTGGAGCGCTACCCCGAGTGCGGGAACCTGCTGCTGCGGCCCAGTGGGGACGGCGCGGGCGGCGTGTCGGTCACCACGCTCCAGACGCTCAATGG GACGCCGGTGGTCAGGCACTACAAGGTGAAGCGCGAGGGCGCCAAGTACGTAATCGACGTGGAGGAGCCG TTCTGCTGCACCTCGCTCGAAGCAGTGGTCAACTATTTCGTGTCGCACACCAATAAGGCGCTGGTGCCCTTCCTGCTGGATGAAGACTATGAGAAAGTGATAG GATTCGTGGAGGCGGATAAAGAGAATGGCGAGAGTGTGTGGGTGGCGCCCTCGGCCCCCTCCACCCCCGGCCCAG GTCCTGCACCCGCCAAGGGTGGCCCTAAGCAGCTGCCTCCCACATCCATCACGCCTGCGCCCAGTCAGTACAAGCTGCCTCCACTAGCGGACCAGGATAACAACTATGTCATCCCCATTGGAGACACTCCAGCTGCCAGCTACGTGAACGAGGATG TGCCTTCCCCGAGTCGACCAGTTGTTCCGAAGCCCAGGCGGTTGGCCAAGCTACAGACAAAGCTTCCAAAGCCACCTATTGCGCCCAAGTCAG AGCCCAAAGTCCTTAACAGTGGCCCAGCCAGGAAGCTGGCAGCCAGCTCAGCACAGGCTTTCTCGCCCACCACAG GGCTGGCAGATGTGACAGCAGAACTGGAAGAGAAACTGCAGAGGAGGCGGGCACTGGAGCAGGCAGCCGAGCACGTGGCAGACCAGCGGGTCCGTCTCCAAGCGCCACACACCAGTCAAGCGGATCCCTCCTCCCAGAATTAA